Part of the Bacillus sp. THAF10 genome is shown below.
TTCTCATTCGTCTTGCACTATTAGCCCTTTTTATTTTCATCGTTTATACCATTGTAAAATTTCTTCTAAACCCTAAAAGAAAGCTCGAACTTGCACATGAAAAGAAGAATTTCTTCATGCTTGACCAAAAAAATAACGTTAGAAAAAACTTTCTTGTTACCTATAAAGGCGTCATGTTTGAAGGAGAAAAGTATTTAGGTACAACGGATAATGCATTTGAGGTCATTTCTATATTTATTTGGCCAAAAAATTCAGAAATGCTGCAAGGGTTGAAAAAGCACGATTTTGAGTTTATTCAAAAGGAAATAAGACGAGTGTATCCCAATGCCATTATTGATTGGAAAAGTCCGATTAAGGAATTTCTAAAAGAAAGCTAAAGAGGCTGATTCCCACCTCCTGGGATCAGCCTCTTTTATATTGCTTTTCTTTTTGAAAAAACTGTTCCCATTTCATCACCACTACTTTTTTCCTCATGATGAGCATGGTAAGGAAAAGAACAACAAGCACGACTATCATCGTTTTAGGAGAGAACTCTGTAATAACCTGGCCGAAAATGGTATAGATGATGGCAAGAGGAATATTGCAGATTAAGGAAGCTTTGGCATATTTGGGGAAGCTTTTC
Proteins encoded:
- a CDS encoding sigma-w pathway protein ysdB, which encodes MLMILIRLALLALFIFIVYTIVKFLLNPKRKLELAHEKKNFFMLDQKNNVRKNFLVTYKGVMFEGEKYLGTTDNAFEVISIFIWPKNSEMLQGLKKHDFEFIQKEIRRVYPNAIIDWKSPIKEFLKES